The Hyperolius riggenbachi isolate aHypRig1 chromosome 3, aHypRig1.pri, whole genome shotgun sequence genome window below encodes:
- the CALU gene encoding calumenin isoform X2, which yields MGKHYLVLCLTLWASFVYCKPTEKKDRVHHDPQLSDKLHDDAQNFDYDHDAFLGSEDAKTFDQLTPEESKERLGIIVSKIDLDKDGFVTEGELTAWIKKAQRKYVYDNVERQWQEFDMNQDGLISWDEYRNVTYGTYLDDPDPDNSFNYKQMMVRDERRFKMADRDGDLIATKEEFTAFLHPEEYDYMKDIVVLETMEDIDKNGDGVIDLDEYIGDMYSHDGDANEPEWVKTEREQFVEFRDKNHDGKMDKEETKDWILPSDYDHAEAEARHLVYESDHNKDGKLTREEIVDKYDLFVGSQATDFGEALVRHDEF from the exons ATGGGAAAGCATTACCTTGTTTTGTGCCTGACCCTTTGGGCTTCCTTTGTGTATTGTAAACCGACTGAAAAAAAAGATCGTGTCCATCATGACCCCCAGCTCAGTGATAAACTACATGATGACGCCCAAAACTTTGATTATGACCATGATGCCTTTCTTGGATCAGAGGATGCCAAGACATTTGACCAGCTGACACCAGAAGAAAGCAAGGAGAGACTAGg AATCATTGTAAGTAAGATAGACTTGGATAAAGATGGGTTTGTCACGGAGGGGGAGCTGACTGCATGGATCAAGAAAGCCCAAAGAAAATATGTGTACGACAACGTGGAACGCCAGTGGCAGGAGTTTGACATGAACCAGGATGGACTCATATCATGGGACGAGTACAGAAATGTCACCTATGGCACTTACCTGG ATGATCCCGATCCTGATAACAGCTTTAATTACAAACAGATGATGGTGAGGGATGAGAGACGTTTTAAAATGGCTGACAGGGATGGTGATCTCATTGCCACAAAAGAAGAATTTACAGCATTCCTGCACCCTGAAGAGTATGATTACATGAAGGATATTGTTGTGCTG GAAACCATGGAAGATATTGACAAAAATGGAGATGGGGTAATTGATCTGGACGAGTACATAG GTGATATGTACAGCCATGATGGTGATGCTAATGAACCAGAATGGGTGAAGACTGAAAGAGAGCAGTTTGTAGAGTTTAGAGATAAAAATCACGATGGCAAAATGGACAAAGAGGAGACCAAGGATTGGATCCTGCCATCTGATTATGACCATGCTGAGGCAGAGGCTCGACATCTTGTTTATGAATCAGACCATAACAAG GACGGCAAGCTGACCAGAGAAGAGATAGTTGATAAATATGACTTATTTGTGGGCAGTCAAGCTACAGACTTTGGGGAGGCATTGGTCAGACATGATGAGTTCTAG
- the CALU gene encoding calumenin isoform X1 — protein sequence MGKHYLVLCLTLWASFVYCKPTEKKDRVHHDPQLSDKLHDDAQNFDYDHDAFLGSEDAKTFDQLTPEESKERLGKIVSKIDADKDGLVTVEELRDWIKYAQKRWIYEDVERQWKGHDLNGDSLVSWEEYKNATYGYILDDPDPDNSFNYKQMMVRDERRFKMADRDGDLIATKEEFTAFLHPEEYDYMKDIVVLETMEDIDKNGDGVIDLDEYIGDMYSHDGDANEPEWVKTEREQFVEFRDKNHDGKMDKEETKDWILPSDYDHAEAEARHLVYESDHNKDGKLTREEIVDKYDLFVGSQATDFGEALVRHDEF from the exons ATGGGAAAGCATTACCTTGTTTTGTGCCTGACCCTTTGGGCTTCCTTTGTGTATTGTAAACCGACTGAAAAAAAAGATCGTGTCCATCATGACCCCCAGCTCAGTGATAAACTACATGATGACGCCCAAAACTTTGATTATGACCATGATGCCTTTCTTGGATCAGAGGATGCCAAGACATTTGACCAGCTGACACCAGAAGAAAGCAAGGAGAGACTAGg AAAGATTGTGAGTAAGATAGATGCAGACAAGGATGGTCTTGTTACAGTCGAAGAGCTAAGGGACTGGATAAAATATGCCCAGAAGAGGTGGATTTATGAGGACGTAGAACGACAGTGGAAGGGCCACGATCTCAATGGGGACAGTCTGGTGTCGTGGGAGGAATATAAAAATGCCACCTATGGTTACATCCTCG ATGATCCCGATCCTGATAACAGCTTTAATTACAAACAGATGATGGTGAGGGATGAGAGACGTTTTAAAATGGCTGACAGGGATGGTGATCTCATTGCCACAAAAGAAGAATTTACAGCATTCCTGCACCCTGAAGAGTATGATTACATGAAGGATATTGTTGTGCTG GAAACCATGGAAGATATTGACAAAAATGGAGATGGGGTAATTGATCTGGACGAGTACATAG GTGATATGTACAGCCATGATGGTGATGCTAATGAACCAGAATGGGTGAAGACTGAAAGAGAGCAGTTTGTAGAGTTTAGAGATAAAAATCACGATGGCAAAATGGACAAAGAGGAGACCAAGGATTGGATCCTGCCATCTGATTATGACCATGCTGAGGCAGAGGCTCGACATCTTGTTTATGAATCAGACCATAACAAG GACGGCAAGCTGACCAGAGAAGAGATAGTTGATAAATATGACTTATTTGTGGGCAGTCAAGCTACAGACTTTGGGGAGGCATTGGTCAGACATGATGAGTTCTAG